Within Desulfurellaceae bacterium, the genomic segment CTGCGGAGGCACGACGGGCTCGGTACTCGCAGCGCTACGGTGGCTTCGCTCTGGCCGTCCTGCTGGCCGTGCTGTGTTCGGCCGGCTGTGCCCGGTATGTTGATCGTCCGATGATCGTCACCGCCTATTCGTCCGACAAGATCAGTACCAACTGGCGGCGGGGGCGGATCCTGTTCTGGCGCGCCTATGTCGCCAGCGGCCCGAATAAGGGCAAGCGCAAATATGTAGGCATCACCTCAAGCGGCACCAAAGCCCGCAAGGGCACGATTGCCGCGGATACGCGCTACTACCCGTACGGCACGGTCATGAAGATCCCCGGTTACGGCAAAGGCGTGGTCGAAGATATCGGCAGCGCGATCAAAGGTCCGAATCGCCTCGACGTCTACTTTTCGACCCGCAAAAAGGCGCTCAAATGGGGACGCCAGAAACTCACCGTCAGTGTTCGGCAGGATGACTGAGCGGGCTCAGCCGTGCAGCTCCGCCCGTATCTTTTCCAGATAGGGTTTCACATAGGCGTCCGTATACGGCCGCCCGTATGTCAGCAGGAGAAACGCGACCGCCGCAGACAGGCCAAGAACGCCCAACGCCTTGGCGGTGAAACCCAGCTTTGCCTTTAGCCTCGACGAAGAGCGGGCCGCC encodes:
- a CDS encoding 3D domain-containing protein, which codes for MRCFNRAAEARRARYSQRYGGFALAVLLAVLCSAGCARYVDRPMIVTAYSSDKISTNWRRGRILFWRAYVASGPNKGKRKYVGITSSGTKARKGTIAADTRYYPYGTVMKIPGYGKGVVEDIGSAIKGPNRLDVYFSTRKKALKWGRQKLTVSVRQDD